Part of the Terriglobales bacterium genome, CGTCACCAGAACCGTTTGCCGCAAGGCGGCGCCAGCGCCTACGAACTCGACACCGGCAACGTGTACGCGCGCATGCCCGACCAGGCCACGCGCGTTCGTAACCGCGGCGATGCTTCGCTGCAGTGGGATGCCACTCAGAAGCTGAGCCTCTCCGCTTTCTTCGGAACGCTGCAGGACAACTATAACCAGCGCAATGCGGTCAATAGCCTGACGCCGCTCGGCAACGCCGCCGGTACGGCCTTGCTGCTGCCCGGGGCTTCCCCGACGCCTATCTATGGACCGTATTACGCCTACGGGTTGCTGACCAGCGTGGGTCGGAACTACGGCGCCGATATCAATTACGCGCTCACTCCCAAGATCGTGCTGTTCGCGGAGTACGCGCGTGAGAAGAACACCGGCATCATAATCCAGGGCCGGGGAGGAAACGCCCCAAGCGGCACCGCTACAAGCTGCTTGGTGGCCGGGCAGTCCTGCGATCCCATCAACGATCTCCTGACCGCCAACAAGGACGTGGTCAACAGCT contains:
- a CDS encoding MtrB/PioB family outer membrane beta-barrel protein produces the protein RHQNRLPQGGASAYELDTGNVYARMPDQATRVRNRGDASLQWDATQKLSLSAFFGTLQDNYNQRNAVNSLTPLGNAAGTALLLPGASPTPIYGPYYAYGLLTSVGRNYGADINYALTPKIVLFAEYAREKNTGIIIQGRGGNAPSGTATSCLVAGQSCDPINDLLTANKDVVNSYFGGTDISVSKKLDVSVYYSLSLGQSFSNSDGVNCQIGNGWTTGTSFCATHFANWKLDTAANPAVSFGYPQYVNRIHEAGTVVRYKLTNNVVPKFQYIFRQNANNDWQTGVMNPYSFVGTGIDPAGATAVQKMLFLGADNPSYRSHVFTATLEYHF